A genome region from Deltaproteobacteria bacterium HGW-Deltaproteobacteria-2 includes the following:
- a CDS encoding response regulator, which yields MSAEMNSMRPIEILMVEDNPGDVRLTEEALADSKVKNVLHVVRDGVEAMDFLFKRGNFQNAVRPDLILLDLNLPRKDGREVLSEIKNDEDLRTIPVVILTISKAEEDVLKAYSLHANCYITKPVNLACFIEVVKAIEDFWFTIVKLPSK from the coding sequence ATGAGTGCCGAAATGAATAGTATGAGACCGATTGAAATATTAATGGTTGAAGACAATCCCGGCGATGTAAGATTGACAGAGGAGGCGCTCGCGGACAGTAAAGTGAAAAACGTTTTGCATGTTGTACGGGATGGTGTGGAAGCAATGGATTTTCTTTTCAAAAGAGGGAATTTTCAAAATGCAGTCCGCCCGGACTTGATTCTTCTGGATTTGAACTTACCAAGGAAGGATGGACGAGAGGTATTAAGTGAGATAAAAAATGATGAAGATTTAAGAACAATTCCCGTGGTTATATTAACTATATCAAAGGCGGAGGAAGATGTTCTGAAAGCCTATAGTCTTCATGCTAATTGTTATATTACGAAGCCTGTAAATCTTGCCTGCTTTATTGAAGTCGTCAAAGCAATTGAAGATTTTTGGTTCACTATTGTTAAACTTCCGTCGAAATAG